The following coding sequences lie in one Lentilactobacillus sp. SPB1-3 genomic window:
- a CDS encoding cadmium resistance transporter has translation MLEALGTALLSYIGTTSDYFVVLLLVFGMYRGRLARPVFAGAYVGNLILIAVSLIIADVLKLIPEEWILGLLGFIPIFMGIKGLFSHQDEGEDAAKKLSKTNSKKVFSSVVLITVAGCGADNMAMYIPFFANTSATYVPAILVLFLVVLSIIIFSAYYLTLLPPVHVFFEKFGEMSRSIIYIALGCYVLYDAGTISHFISMI, from the coding sequence ATGCTAGAAGCCCTCGGAACTGCATTATTATCATATATCGGAACTACATCCGATTATTTCGTTGTCTTGTTGCTAGTCTTCGGAATGTATCGCGGTAGATTAGCTAGACCGGTATTTGCGGGAGCATATGTAGGAAACCTTATCTTAATTGCAGTATCACTGATTATTGCGGATGTTTTGAAATTAATTCCAGAAGAATGGATTCTAGGATTACTAGGATTTATCCCGATTTTTATGGGAATTAAAGGTCTTTTTTCTCATCAAGATGAGGGTGAAGATGCTGCTAAAAAATTATCTAAAACTAATTCAAAAAAAGTTTTCTCAAGTGTTGTTTTAATTACAGTTGCTGGTTGTGGGGCTGATAATATGGCAATGTATATTCCTTTCTTTGCTAATACTAGTGCCACGTATGTTCCAGCAATCCTAGTATTATTCCTAGTAGTTTTATCGATAATCATTTTCTCGGCTTATTACCTGACTTTGTTACCACCTGTTCACGTATTCTTTGAAAAGTTTGGTGAGATGTCCAGGTCAATTATATATATTGCATTAGGATGTTACGTACTATACGATGCCGGTACCATTTCTCATTTTATTTCGATGATTTAG
- a CDS encoding S1C family serine protease, whose protein sequence is MATGNGFGKIVLTALVAGALGGAVTYGGVSYVNHQNGDTTTELSTNNAGTAKVSNVKVNLNTQSERAFNSTKNAVVSVINLQKENSSSSSSGLAGLFGIGGSKSNSDSSSSGKLEAASEGSGVVYRKSGNTAYIVTNNHVISGSNSLEVILSNGSRVSADIVGKDSVTDLAVLKVNSSKIKTVAAFGNSDNIKVAEPVLAIGSPLGSQYATSVTQGIISAKKREVAQTNSNGQTTGNATVIQTDAAINPGNSGGPLINMEGQVVGINSMKLAQDQEGTSVEGMGFAIPSNEVVNIINQLITSGKVTRPALGIQYVDLSNISESQQKSVLKLPTSVSHGVVVLKVTAGSPAARAGLKKYDVITKLDGQNITEQTAIRDVLYKHKLGDTISVTYYHDGSQKTSQVKLTQKATDE, encoded by the coding sequence ATGGCGACAGGTAATGGATTTGGAAAAATCGTGTTAACAGCATTAGTTGCCGGAGCATTAGGTGGCGCGGTAACCTATGGTGGGGTTTCTTATGTAAATCATCAAAATGGAGATACAACGACCGAGTTATCGACAAATAATGCTGGTACTGCAAAAGTAAGTAACGTCAAAGTAAATTTGAATACACAGTCTGAACGTGCATTTAATTCAACCAAAAATGCGGTTGTTTCGGTTATTAACTTACAAAAAGAGAATAGCAGTTCTTCATCTTCCGGCCTAGCTGGTCTGTTTGGAATTGGTGGTAGCAAGAGTAATAGCGATTCTAGCAGCTCTGGCAAGCTAGAAGCCGCCAGTGAAGGTTCGGGGGTTGTTTATAGAAAGAGCGGCAATACTGCTTATATCGTGACGAATAATCACGTTATCAGTGGTTCTAATTCCCTTGAAGTCATTTTAAGTAATGGTTCTCGAGTTAGTGCAGATATCGTCGGTAAGGATTCAGTAACTGATTTGGCTGTGTTGAAAGTTAACTCAAGCAAAATCAAGACAGTGGCTGCTTTCGGTAACTCTGATAATATTAAGGTTGCTGAACCTGTCTTGGCAATTGGTTCACCGTTGGGATCCCAATACGCAACTTCAGTTACGCAAGGAATCATCTCAGCCAAGAAACGAGAAGTTGCCCAGACTAATTCAAATGGTCAAACTACAGGTAACGCAACGGTTATTCAAACTGATGCGGCTATCAACCCAGGTAACTCTGGTGGTCCGCTAATCAATATGGAAGGCCAAGTTGTTGGTATCAACTCAATGAAATTGGCTCAGGATCAAGAAGGAACTAGTGTTGAAGGAATGGGATTCGCTATTCCATCTAACGAAGTCGTAAATATTATTAATCAATTGATTACCAGTGGTAAGGTCACTAGACCTGCTTTAGGAATTCAATATGTAGATCTTTCAAACATATCTGAAAGCCAGCAAAAATCCGTTCTTAAGTTACCTACAAGCGTTTCACATGGTGTGGTTGTCTTGAAGGTAACTGCCGGATCACCTGCTGCTCGAGCAGGATTGAAGAAGTATGATGTGATTACTAAGCTAGATGGTCAGAATATTACTGAACAGACTGCTATCAGGGATGTTTTGTATAAGCATAAGCTTGGTGATACGATTTCAGTAACTTACTATCACGATGGTTCGCAAAAGACGAGTCAGGTAAAATTAACTCAAAAAGCGACGGATGAATAG
- a CDS encoding DUF2075 domain-containing protein, translating to MNEILKAQFFVDDLSDDQKRVITDINDYITEGLKRPEHSVAIIEGAAGTGKSVVLMELVRQYMTDKRYKTSLVVNHPELYKAYQDIAESIPGMKVNAIRRPTSLINYAEKNNKKYDIIFVDEAHLLYSKSEPYAHYRGQNQLTDLMDLAKVVVVVYDFEQVFQSKMYWDKDLLYKTIGDHPYKNFDMNFQYRMIASDEQVAWMDDLTAQKPMKPFPDNSDFEFKVYDTAGGMFEDIKKRNKEVGMSRMVATSGFPRIDGRHNVEMDTFSLPWDEWDPQRTHWAKREGSITQVGTIYTLQGFDLNYVGMVIGPSFGYDKETDTMTIIPEKYSHKEIFKKRKDIKFTQEEYKEFIANVLNVLMKRGKYGLYLTAYDDALRKRLLELAEENK from the coding sequence ATGAACGAAATTTTAAAGGCCCAATTTTTTGTCGATGATTTATCTGATGACCAAAAACGGGTAATTACAGATATTAACGATTACATCACTGAAGGGTTAAAACGTCCTGAACATTCAGTTGCCATCATTGAAGGTGCTGCTGGAACTGGTAAGTCCGTTGTCCTCATGGAACTAGTTCGTCAATACATGACAGATAAGCGCTACAAGACTTCCCTAGTAGTGAACCATCCCGAACTATACAAGGCTTATCAAGACATCGCTGAATCAATTCCCGGCATGAAGGTCAACGCAATTCGCCGTCCGACATCATTAATTAATTACGCTGAAAAGAATAATAAGAAATACGATATCATTTTCGTTGATGAGGCTCACTTGTTATATTCAAAATCTGAACCATATGCTCACTACCGTGGTCAAAATCAACTAACTGATTTAATGGACCTTGCTAAAGTTGTGGTAGTTGTCTATGATTTCGAACAAGTTTTCCAATCAAAAATGTATTGGGACAAGGACTTGCTCTACAAGACCATTGGTGACCATCCCTACAAGAATTTTGATATGAATTTCCAATATCGAATGATTGCAAGTGACGAACAAGTCGCTTGGATGGATGATTTGACTGCGCAAAAACCAATGAAGCCATTCCCTGACAACAGTGATTTTGAATTCAAGGTTTACGACACCGCTGGTGGCATGTTTGAAGACATCAAAAAGCGTAATAAAGAGGTCGGCATGAGTCGGATGGTCGCAACTTCTGGATTTCCTCGAATCGATGGTCGGCATAACGTGGAGATGGATACATTCAGTTTGCCGTGGGATGAATGGGATCCACAAAGAACTCACTGGGCTAAGCGTGAAGGATCAATTACTCAAGTAGGAACTATTTATACCTTACAAGGATTTGATTTGAACTATGTTGGCATGGTCATCGGCCCTTCATTTGGTTATGACAAAGAAACTGATACTATGACAATCATTCCTGAAAAGTATTCTCACAAAGAGATTTTCAAGAAACGAAAAGATATTAAATTCACGCAAGAAGAATATAAAGAATTTATCGCTAACGTTTTAAATGTTTTGATGAAGCGTGGTAAGTATGGTCTTTACCTAACAGCTTATGATGACGCATTGAGAAAACGTTTATTGGAATTGGCTGAAGAAAATAAATAA
- a CDS encoding MBL fold metallo-hydrolase, which translates to MKISVLASGSTGNVTYIETPQRKILLDAGLSGKKIANLMQSIGRDINDVDSLLVTHEHSDHRQSVGVLARKYDLNVYANEGTWNAMDGKIGKMPAEKMNLFPANTVKTFGDLDIESFSVSHDAAEPQFYVFHHNNKSFVVLTDTGYVSDRMEGIIKDSEGYLLECNHDIEMLQNGDYSWPLKQRIMSDRGHLSNVDGANTMLDIIGNRTKKIFLGHRSQHNNMKTLAHLTVSSILTDHDLAVNHDFQLLDTDAESASPLTII; encoded by the coding sequence ATGAAAATTAGTGTGCTTGCGAGTGGCAGTACGGGTAACGTCACTTACATTGAAACACCCCAGCGGAAAATATTACTTGATGCTGGTTTGAGTGGTAAAAAGATAGCTAATCTAATGCAATCAATTGGTCGTGATATTAACGACGTTGATTCTTTATTAGTTACGCATGAACACTCTGATCACCGTCAAAGTGTGGGTGTGTTGGCTAGAAAATATGACTTAAACGTTTATGCCAACGAAGGTACGTGGAATGCCATGGACGGTAAAATCGGCAAAATGCCAGCTGAAAAAATGAATCTATTTCCAGCTAATACTGTCAAAACTTTCGGTGATCTAGATATCGAAAGTTTTTCCGTGTCTCACGATGCCGCTGAACCACAATTCTACGTTTTTCACCACAATAATAAATCTTTTGTTGTGTTAACCGACACAGGATACGTTTCTGATCGCATGGAAGGTATTATTAAGGACTCTGAGGGTTACTTGTTAGAGTGTAACCATGATATCGAAATGCTCCAAAATGGAGACTATTCATGGCCATTAAAACAACGTATCATGTCTGATCGCGGTCATTTATCAAATGTGGATGGCGCTAACACAATGTTAGACATTATTGGTAATCGTACTAAGAAAATATTCTTAGGTCACCGAAGTCAGCACAATAATATGAAGACATTGGCGCATCTGACAGTCTCCTCAATTTTGACTGATCATGATTTAGCAGTTAATCACGATTTTCAGTTGTTAGATACTGATGCAGAAAGTGCTTCACCGTTAACAATTATTTAA
- a CDS encoding ArsR/SmtB family transcription factor yields the protein MDTIHLIHPAKLDEAVKIARLLGNKTRIQILYLLKQRQYNVTELQNILQIEQSSLSHQLKELRDYQLISQKRDGKSIYYQLTDPHIISTMDSILAHTDHVLTGIRHDGVVLDQEIEIDGNTGDEK from the coding sequence ATGGATACAATTCATTTAATTCATCCAGCAAAGCTGGACGAGGCAGTTAAAATTGCACGGTTGCTTGGCAACAAGACTCGAATTCAAATTTTGTATTTGTTAAAACAAAGACAATATAACGTGACAGAATTACAGAATATTCTACAAATAGAACAGTCGTCTCTTTCTCATCAGTTAAAAGAATTGCGAGATTATCAGTTAATTAGCCAAAAGCGCGATGGTAAGTCGATATACTATCAACTTACCGATCCACATATTATTAGCACAATGGATTCAATTTTAGCTCATACGGACCACGTGTTGACTGGAATTCGGCACGATGGGGTCGTACTAGATCAAGAGATAGAGATTGATGGTAATACTGGTGATGAAAAATAA
- the rlmH gene encoding 23S rRNA (pseudouridine(1915)-N(3))-methyltransferase RlmH has protein sequence MNIKLVVVGKLKEKYFKQGIAEYAKRLSRFCKFEIVEVPDEKAPESLSDAEMKDVMQKEGERILSKIKDREYVYALAILGKERSSEEFAKEIANLTTYGHSDITFVIGGSLGMSPEVLKRADTHISFGRFTLPHQLMRLVLTEQIYRAFMINEGSPYHK, from the coding sequence ATGAATATCAAATTAGTTGTGGTAGGGAAATTAAAGGAAAAGTATTTCAAACAAGGGATTGCCGAATATGCTAAGCGCCTGTCGCGTTTTTGCAAATTTGAAATTGTGGAAGTTCCTGATGAGAAGGCACCAGAATCACTTAGTGATGCGGAAATGAAGGATGTTATGCAAAAGGAAGGCGAACGGATTTTAAGCAAGATCAAGGACCGTGAATACGTTTACGCCCTTGCAATACTAGGAAAAGAGCGCTCATCCGAAGAATTCGCAAAAGAAATCGCAAACCTGACCACTTATGGACATTCTGATATCACTTTCGTAATTGGTGGATCATTGGGAATGTCACCTGAAGTGTTGAAACGAGCAGACACTCATATTTCATTTGGTCGATTCACACTTCCACATCAATTGATGAGATTAGTTCTGACTGAACAGATTTATCGGGCCTTCATGATTAATGAAGGTAGTCCATATCATAAATAA
- a CDS encoding reverse transcriptase/maturase family protein, translating into MANDLVRSAKTRFSFGRIMEKNMFDIAADDACKNNNNGYIHFDGPIASKESARMKTIVRNKTVIKKFRFMPFITYEVVSNKYSIVDNKPKVKKKKRTISLASHHDSFVFRYYASLLTQYYDDFSKKNEFSDCAVAYRKKQKKSNITTAKEVFDFMYDNDLVWVFKGDFKGFFDNLDHKYLKKMVANVMQEPRLPDDWYSVIKAITSYRSISKDNLLKAIKRERHGKLYKISSGMTYFKSRRQFSDFVKNKKIKISRKNLVGIPQGTTISAVLANVYMIDFDRSLFNCIKNYGGIYRRYSDDFIVCIPKENLSINEFIALKNKIMNLSQETLKLTIEPTKTKSFLYDRNRGDIRLISGSNITKTSALSYLGFVFDGINVSIRPKSIYKFIYKSKRNVSLLGMSENIWKTIPMLKSDYHGKSRIVKYLIKDQNNHKNFVLRKRIVKRYISIPAKILPRISMMSYAETSQYMMDKGEKYKVGVKKQVVKQIIKNQKKLAEYRKNN; encoded by the coding sequence TTGGCAAATGATCTTGTTAGATCAGCTAAAACTCGTTTTTCTTTTGGGAGAATTATGGAAAAAAATATGTTTGATATAGCAGCGGATGATGCTTGCAAAAACAATAACAATGGTTATATACATTTTGATGGACCAATTGCTTCAAAAGAGAGTGCACGAATGAAAACAATAGTTCGCAATAAAACGGTAATTAAAAAATTTCGATTTATGCCATTTATAACCTATGAAGTTGTGAGTAATAAATACTCAATTGTTGATAATAAGCCAAAAGTCAAAAAAAAGAAACGTACAATTTCATTAGCCAGCCATCATGATTCATTTGTTTTCAGGTACTATGCTAGTTTACTTACTCAATATTACGATGATTTTTCAAAAAAAAATGAATTTTCTGATTGTGCTGTTGCATATAGAAAAAAGCAGAAAAAATCAAATATAACCACAGCTAAAGAAGTATTTGATTTCATGTATGACAACGATTTAGTATGGGTGTTTAAAGGAGATTTTAAAGGATTTTTTGATAATCTAGATCATAAATATTTAAAAAAAATGGTAGCTAATGTTATGCAAGAGCCAAGACTTCCAGATGATTGGTACAGCGTTATAAAGGCCATAACTAGCTACAGATCGATTAGCAAAGATAATCTTTTGAAGGCTATAAAACGTGAACGTCACGGTAAGCTGTATAAAATATCATCTGGCATGACATATTTTAAAAGTAGAAGACAATTTTCTGATTTTGTAAAAAATAAGAAAATAAAAATATCAAGAAAAAATTTGGTCGGGATTCCTCAAGGCACCACGATTAGTGCTGTATTGGCTAATGTTTATATGATTGATTTTGATAGAAGTTTATTCAACTGTATTAAAAATTACGGAGGAATTTATAGAAGATACTCTGATGATTTCATTGTTTGTATACCTAAGGAAAATCTATCAATAAATGAATTCATTGCTTTAAAAAATAAAATCATGAATTTAAGTCAAGAAACATTAAAATTAACAATTGAACCAACTAAAACAAAAAGCTTTTTATATGATCGAAATCGCGGTGATATTCGTCTCATATCAGGTAGTAATATTACAAAAACATCTGCTTTATCATATTTAGGTTTTGTTTTTGATGGTATTAATGTTTCTATAAGACCTAAAAGTATTTATAAATTTATCTATAAAAGTAAACGAAATGTTTCACTTTTAGGGATGTCTGAAAATATATGGAAAACTATTCCTATGCTTAAGAGTGACTATCATGGAAAATCTCGAATTGTGAAATACTTGATAAAAGATCAAAACAATCATAAAAATTTCGTATTGCGAAAACGAATTGTGAAAAGGTATATATCTATACCTGCCAAAATACTTCCACGAATTTCAATGATGTCATACGCCGAAACTTCACAGTATATGATGGACAAAGGTGAAAAATATAAAGTTGGTGTAAAAAAACAAGTTGTAAAACAAATTATTAAAAATCAAAAAAAGTTAGCTGAGTATCGAAAAAATAATTAA
- the arsC gene encoding arsenate reductase (thioredoxin) codes for MKQIYFLCTGNSCRSQMAEGFAKKVLGDQWRIASAGVERHGLNTNAVKVMNEVGIDISRNESKLIDVDYLNSSNLVVTLCGDARDKCPVTPSTVKKLHWPLIDPAQVKGSEKEVLEVFRQVRDEIENRIKNLAAQEQ; via the coding sequence ATGAAGCAGATATATTTTTTATGTACCGGAAATTCTTGTCGAAGTCAGATGGCCGAAGGATTTGCCAAGAAGGTATTGGGAGATCAATGGAGAATTGCTAGTGCCGGAGTTGAAAGACATGGATTAAACACTAATGCTGTGAAAGTTATGAATGAAGTTGGTATCGATATCTCACGAAATGAATCAAAACTAATTGATGTCGATTATTTGAATAGTAGTAATCTGGTAGTTACTCTTTGTGGTGATGCCCGTGATAAGTGTCCTGTAACGCCAAGCACAGTCAAAAAGTTACATTGGCCATTAATTGATCCTGCTCAAGTTAAAGGCTCTGAAAAGGAAGTTTTAGAGGTATTTAGACAGGTTCGTGATGAGATTGAAAATAGAATTAAAAATCTAGCGGCACAGGAACAATAA
- a CDS encoding nuclear transport factor 2 family protein produces the protein MNNLPQGLQDLILTTNAGDSTKFVNLFASDGVIDDWGNKYVGTERIASWNQTDNIGKKSQFSLVDATQEADDQWLLHIKVAGNGFNGTSPFRFVLNKDGKIQSMQIVSD, from the coding sequence ATGAATAACCTACCACAAGGATTGCAAGATTTAATATTAACTACAAATGCAGGTGATTCAACCAAATTTGTTAACTTATTTGCATCAGATGGGGTAATTGATGACTGGGGTAACAAGTATGTTGGTACTGAACGGATTGCTAGTTGGAATCAAACAGATAATATTGGTAAAAAATCACAATTTTCTTTAGTAGATGCTACTCAAGAAGCAGATGATCAGTGGCTATTGCACATTAAGGTCGCTGGTAATGGGTTCAATGGCACTAGTCCATTTAGATTTGTACTAAATAAAGATGGAAAAATCCAATCGATGCAAATTGTGTCAGATTAA
- a CDS encoding MarR family winged helix-turn-helix transcriptional regulator: protein MSKASEINYLMRTINVNMQRKYERETRDFNISRSQSRALSYIHGHPGLNQTQLAEAFNMRAASISGILKSLEKSAYIEKHALKGTQDRSKKIYITPTGEQATNKISDIFQDTENQSMSGLTDTEADQLIALLSKVADSMEAPEN, encoded by the coding sequence ATGTCTAAAGCAAGCGAAATAAATTATTTAATGCGAACGATCAATGTTAATATGCAAAGAAAATACGAACGGGAAACCCGTGACTTCAACATTTCGCGGTCCCAATCAAGAGCTTTAAGTTACATTCATGGACATCCCGGCTTAAACCAAACCCAACTTGCCGAAGCATTCAATATGCGGGCTGCCAGTATCTCAGGTATTTTAAAAAGCTTGGAAAAATCAGCTTATATTGAAAAACATGCACTGAAAGGAACTCAAGATCGTTCCAAAAAAATTTATATCACCCCTACTGGGGAACAAGCTACGAATAAAATCAGTGATATCTTCCAAGACACCGAAAATCAATCCATGAGTGGCCTAACGGACACTGAAGCCGATCAACTGATTGCTTTGTTATCAAAGGTCGCTGATAGTATGGAAGCACCCGAAAATTAA
- a CDS encoding glycerophosphodiester phosphodiesterase, with amino-acid sequence MSAWKNFITGNKLFFKHWASYIAVIFCTTLIVYLLGASTFNWFTSWVLKVSDIPYVSYNNLGEIITGHLFVALLLLLELLVILIVIYWQFAFILLSIQNIRRNRPASLAEILRRTVSSLRIASPLTFLFFLGYFIVILPFSTVFLSTPLLNKVKIPGFIMTFLLQNPWYTAGIAVLYVVIAYVGVRLFLILPLMILQHKTAREAFHLSLQKTRGRLWFYVGNLFLIVFFSSLVTIIIYGSVYGLQTYLDSTNVAFAGAMVNLFIVEIVAQFTGCYVTALVAGLMISGSDDFVDPAGISMLQFGAQRKRRALFRWLTGAGLVATAALVVLYNVLLLNGLAISKPMAISHRGVDNGNGVQNTIPALKLTSKEKPNYVEMDIHETKDHKFVVMHDENLEDLAGINKAPYQLTLKQLTKITVRENGHHAKIASFDNYLKTANKLHQKLLVEIKVTPHDSKNMTKLFVDRYEKTLLAHHDRIHTLSYPVVTQLKQLAPKLFVSFILPYNLTFPETKANAYTMEATTLDSSFIANAEKHKQQVYAWTVDDTDQMDQMMFMGVNAIITDQLGELKSEIKQNTDHPSYANLILAQISDLDSSEDSNAV; translated from the coding sequence ATGAGTGCTTGGAAAAATTTTATTACCGGCAATAAACTCTTCTTTAAACATTGGGCGAGTTACATTGCGGTTATTTTTTGTACGACATTAATCGTCTACTTATTAGGGGCATCGACTTTTAACTGGTTCACAAGTTGGGTGTTAAAAGTTAGCGATATTCCGTATGTTTCTTATAACAATTTAGGAGAAATAATTACTGGCCATCTTTTTGTTGCGCTATTATTGCTACTAGAATTATTAGTGATATTAATTGTGATTTATTGGCAATTTGCATTTATTTTATTAAGTATTCAAAACATTCGTCGTAATCGTCCAGCTTCATTAGCTGAAATATTACGCCGGACTGTATCTAGTTTGCGAATTGCTTCACCATTAACATTCCTATTTTTCCTAGGATACTTTATCGTTATTTTGCCATTTAGTACCGTATTTTTAAGTACACCGTTACTTAACAAAGTAAAAATTCCTGGATTTATCATGACATTTTTACTTCAAAATCCTTGGTATACAGCTGGAATTGCCGTCTTATATGTAGTTATTGCATACGTCGGTGTGCGGTTATTCTTGATCTTGCCACTGATGATCTTGCAGCATAAAACGGCAAGAGAGGCATTTCATCTGAGTTTGCAAAAGACTCGTGGACGCCTATGGTTTTATGTTGGAAATCTTTTCTTAATTGTTTTCTTTAGTTCATTAGTCACAATCATTATCTATGGATCAGTCTATGGGTTGCAGACCTATCTCGATAGCACAAACGTGGCCTTTGCGGGCGCGATGGTAAACTTGTTTATTGTAGAAATTGTAGCTCAATTTACGGGATGCTACGTCACTGCACTTGTTGCTGGGTTGATGATTAGTGGTAGTGATGACTTTGTAGATCCAGCCGGAATTAGTATGTTGCAATTTGGTGCCCAAAGAAAACGACGAGCGTTGTTCCGCTGGCTCACTGGAGCCGGATTAGTAGCAACTGCTGCGTTGGTTGTGTTGTATAACGTCCTTTTGTTGAACGGTTTGGCGATCAGTAAACCAATGGCGATTTCTCACCGAGGGGTCGATAATGGTAATGGAGTTCAAAATACGATTCCAGCCCTAAAGCTTACTAGTAAAGAAAAGCCTAACTATGTCGAAATGGATATTCATGAAACAAAAGATCACAAATTTGTTGTGATGCATGATGAAAACCTAGAAGATCTTGCCGGCATTAATAAGGCACCTTATCAATTAACTTTGAAGCAACTTACAAAGATTACTGTTCGTGAAAACGGTCATCATGCAAAGATTGCTAGTTTTGATAATTATTTAAAGACCGCTAACAAATTACATCAAAAGTTGTTAGTTGAGATCAAAGTTACTCCTCATGATAGTAAAAATATGACAAAACTTTTTGTAGATCGATATGAAAAGACATTGTTAGCACATCATGATCGGATTCACACATTGTCGTATCCAGTAGTAACCCAGCTTAAGCAGTTGGCACCTAAGTTGTTTGTCAGCTTTATCTTGCCGTATAATTTGACCTTCCCAGAAACTAAAGCCAATGCTTACACAATGGAGGCCACGACCTTGGATTCTAGCTTTATTGCTAACGCTGAAAAGCATAAACAACAAGTATATGCTTGGACCGTTGACGACACCGATCAAATGGATCAAATGATGTTTATGGGCGTTAATGCGATCATTACTGATCAACTTGGCGAATTAAAGAGCGAAATCAAACAAAATACAGATCATCCAAGTTATGCTAATTTAATTTTGGCTCAGATAAGTGATTTAGATTCATCTGAGGATAGTAATGCAGTTTAG